From Branchiostoma lanceolatum isolate klBraLanc5 chromosome 16, klBraLanc5.hap2, whole genome shotgun sequence:
GAGACATGTTATAGAAACTGCACAAGTTTGCTCTTCGTCGCCTATGAGTTAATCTAGCAAATCTTCTGCCATTTGTAGGGTATAGCATAAGTCTATACTTTACCATATACAGTACAAAAATCTTATTTCGTGTTTTTAGTTCAGTGCAAGGAACAGAGTAAAATGTttaggatttttcttttttagagCTCTGGAACTGAAGTGTACTTGTTACAATCTAATTCTCGGACCACAAAATATACGAACATGATGACAACTTACCGGTGAGAAAGTCTGTGGAGGGGTACATCTCGTCCGACCAGTTGAAACTTGACTCTGATGACGAGCTGGCAGGACTGTTCAAATCCTGGAAGAAAACAGGGAACAAAACGTTACTTATTTGCAGCTACCTGACAGATCGTGCAAGCGGTGTACAGGAAAAGTGTAATATCAAAATGTGGTTTTCTTGCCCGCGGTAAGCAAGCGAAGAGCATCGAGCCAGCGTTCACTATATGGAGGATGGAAGGCTATTTTACAGACTATGGCAGAATCAAAACTTACGATTTGGCAAGCAAGGTATTAACCGTATTCTAAACGTGTCTCTAAATCTGTGTTTTTAAACCATAATCATGACTATCAAACATTTGAATGCTCTGATCAGCTGAGCGACGGCGGCATCTTCAAAGCAAAGACGAGTCCTGTCGCCCATCCTCAGGAAACCCATGAAAGCCGGGACCAATGATTCAATGATTAATTACACAATCTAAGAAGATACAGAAAAAGAGGATGGAGAAACTCACCATTCCGTCGGAGCATGCCCCGGGGCTGGCTGCGGGGGAGTCCGCGCTCCGTCCCGCCGAGTTCTCCTGACCGCCCCGCAGAGTCTGGTGCAGCTGCTCGATGTAGGAGATGGCGTTCCGGAGGATGTCCACTTTGGGTGTCTTCTGGCTCGGCTTCATGTGCGTCTTTTTCTTCAGCACCTCGAACGCCTCGTTCACCTTGACGAGCCGTCTTCTCTCCCTCATAGTGGCGGCCTTCCTCCTGTCGTGTCGGGACGCCTTCCTGCTCCGACACGTCTTACAGGCCCACATCAGACACCGCCCGGGCCCGTGATCAGACGCCGGCGGGGCCGGGATGTGCCCGGCGGCTTCACCGTAGCCTCCGTACGGTTCCATCGGGGCGGGGACCTGCAGGCTGCCGAACATGTCCAAGCCTTGGTGCGGTGGTTGTTGGAAGGACGTGTCGAACTGGAACCGACAGCTGCTCAGCTCTGTGTAGTTCATCTTGGAGAAAGTGTGGAAGACGAagtgaaggaaggaagagtCGTGTTGTCAACAAGAGTCCACGTGTGAGTTTAAAGGAGGGCAGGTCTGCCTTTATATCCGTCCTCCTCACCAGGGGATTCCTGAAGCTCCTCCTTACAAGgtgttgaatattcatgaggCGCTCCTGTCGGCCCGGTGGTATTCCCGCTGGAGAACCGATCGAAGGGCAAAGCTGTCTCGGTAGGACATCGTTCCCCCCGCCGAGGAAAATCGCTTCGTAAGAGACCAAATCCGACTTGGGTGGCAAACAGAGTAACACACTGTCGAAAATGGTTCTGAGCTATGTACAAGCTTTTGCCACACTTTGAGAACGCCATTCGAGATAGCATTTTTGGTTCACTTGATCAAGAAAGTTAAAGTTGGATTTGAAAATCTCGACCTCTGCCCTAATTCAATTTAGAAGCCCAGATCTTGAATTTATCAAAGATCAGTTACGCCCTGCCTGAGCCCCTGGCATGCTACTACACAAAGAAACAGACGTATAAACACCGCACAGGTGAATTTCAAAAACGTCacaaacacctacccacatggCCTGTAAAGCCTTTAGCTACATCCTATGATAAGGCATATAAAGGGTTTACCATTCAATAGGACGTTAACATCACTTAAACATGCATGTTTAATACATGCGTAAGATAGTTCAATGTTAATCACAATGGCATCATGAGGCCACCGTCTTATGGTGGTAATCCTTACCAGTTTATGAAATGCAAGTGACAGCAGGTCAAACTATGCAAGTCAATATACGTATGTTTTAACTTAAAATCACACTTTTCGTGTCATCTTGAAATCACATTTTGTGTTCCTCTCCCCCTATCCTGTCGTGAGTAGAGTGAGAACACGTCACGGTCCCTGCACATGAAAGGTGCGGGACTTCTGTACTGTGGAGTGAGCGTGTGGAGGGAGGGGCACTTCAAGAGTCTACTCCAAGACATCTTGTCCCGATTAAGGACCAGTACTAGATTAAGGTGCTTCTAAAGCAGCCATGGAAGAGAATGACCTTTGAAGTAGCGTGCTAAACCTAAATTGACCAGTCTTCTACCGAGAAAGCGTTTTAGAAGCCGGTGAACTTGACTCATCAGGTTGGTACTGCAAAAGAATAGCGCACCGGTATTAGCGACACCTTGCGACATTTCTATCACTTGCAGTTAGTTGCCACTTCAAGACTAGACGTCGGCGTTCGGACATTGAAACTGTTCATGCAAAAGTTATATGATTTGGAAAGCAAACGTACAGCTTAAAAAGAAGACCATACCATGATACGGTCGACAACATAGTCGTCGTATATATCACGTTTCTTGTGCATTATTAAACGAGAAGAT
This genomic window contains:
- the LOC136422055 gene encoding myogenic factor 5-like — its product is MNYTELSSCRFQFDTSFQQPPHQGLDMFGSLQVPAPMEPYGGYGEAAGHIPAPPASDHGPGRCLMWACKTCRSRKASRHDRRKAATMRERRRLVKVNEAFEVLKKKTHMKPSQKTPKVDILRNAISYIEQLHQTLRGGQENSAGRSADSPAASPGACSDGMDLNSPASSSSESSFNWSDEMYPSTDFLTEFLSTMASSGEGGSSLDNLSSIVNSIALPDGNL